One genomic window of Mesorhizobium sp. CAU 1732 includes the following:
- a CDS encoding RbsD/FucU domain-containing protein, protein MLRHIHPLLGPDLLFALRTMGHGDEIVIADANFPASTLGPEVIRADGMGAEAIAEAILTHMPLDTFAPVSAWRMAMVDTPDIVPPICQSFQEIVTRRAGNFAIAQLERFAFYERAAKAAFIVATGEQALYANLILKMGVVTAEETARFR, encoded by the coding sequence ATGCTGCGCCACATCCATCCCCTGCTCGGCCCCGATCTCCTGTTCGCGCTGCGCACGATGGGCCACGGCGACGAGATCGTCATTGCCGACGCGAACTTTCCCGCATCGACGCTCGGGCCGGAGGTCATCCGCGCCGACGGCATGGGCGCCGAAGCCATCGCCGAGGCGATCCTGACCCACATGCCGCTCGATACGTTCGCGCCGGTCTCCGCATGGCGTATGGCGATGGTGGACACGCCCGACATCGTGCCGCCGATCTGCCAATCCTTTCAGGAGATCGTGACGCGCCGCGCCGGCAACTTCGCCATCGCGCAACTGGAGCGCTTCGCCTTCTACGAGCGTGCGGCCAAGGCGGCCTTCATCGTCGCGACCGGCGAACAGGCGCTCTACGCCAATTTGATCCTGAAGATGGGTGTGGTGACGGCCGAAGAAACCGCGCGTTTCAGATGA